Proteins from a single region of Bacteroidota bacterium:
- a CDS encoding TIGR00730 family Rossman fold protein: protein MSKGIEWNVALQPREGKYLVGPRARWKELFFGFSVLKEFIKGFRALHFVGPCITVFGSARFGENHEYYKQARELGKKISANGLTIITGGGPGIMEAANRGAYENGGRSVGCNIVLPSEQKHNPYMHKWVTIKYFFVRKVLLVKYSYGFVVMPGGVGTMDEFFETLTLIQTASIKNFPIVMIGKHYYKDIWEMLQKMVTAKTISESEHDLIKFTDDVDEAVNHIMFYIGKHYKLRKILPAKILWERFV from the coding sequence ATGTCGAAAGGAATAGAATGGAACGTGGCGCTTCAACCACGGGAGGGAAAATACCTGGTTGGCCCACGTGCAAGATGGAAAGAATTATTTTTTGGGTTTTCAGTATTAAAAGAATTTATAAAAGGATTCAGAGCTTTACATTTTGTTGGTCCTTGTATCACCGTTTTTGGGTCTGCCCGTTTTGGCGAAAACCATGAATATTATAAACAAGCCCGTGAATTAGGGAAAAAAATAAGTGCAAACGGATTAACCATTATCACCGGTGGCGGACCCGGAATTATGGAAGCCGCCAATCGTGGTGCATATGAAAATGGCGGCCGGTCAGTTGGTTGTAATATTGTATTACCATCTGAACAAAAACATAACCCATATATGCATAAATGGGTTACCATAAAATACTTTTTTGTCCGTAAAGTGCTTCTGGTAAAGTATTCCTACGGATTCGTTGTAATGCCCGGCGGTGTTGGCACAATGGATGAATTTTTTGAAACCCTTACACTTATTCAGACTGCAAGCATCAAGAATTTCCCGATTGTAATGATTGGCAAACATTATTATAAAGATATCTGGGAGATGTTACAAAAAATGGTGACCGCAAAAACCATATCAGAATCAGAACACGATTTAATAAAGTTCACAGATGATGTAGATGAAGCCGTAAATCACATCATGTTTTACATTGGTAAACACTATAAATTAAGAAAAATTTTACCGGCAAAAATTCTTTGGGAACGATTTGTTTAA
- a CDS encoding TonB-dependent receptor: protein MKLFITTFTILICTITGIQAQNLTQTIRGQVTDKESKATLPGVNIIVLNTSPTIGTTTDLDGYFVIENVPIGRISLQASFIGYEPFIINNIDLTSGKELILNFGMQEQLVALQEVVISGENEKMESVNDMTTVSARQFSIEESQRFAGARNDVSRMAQNFAGVRGANDAVNDIIIRGNSPVGVLFRLEGIDIPNPNHFGDFGSSGGPVSMLNNNVLANSDFLTGAFPAEYGNAISGVFDLKMRNGNYENHEIIGQVGLNGFELGVEGPISKTNKSSYMVNYRYSTLGVMSALGINFGTGTAIPYYQDITARFNVPTKKAGTFSAFAVGGISQIDLISSNPEDTVDNLYNNDLDIYDRSKIGVAGISHQYLINNSSYTRLTVAISTIINQDVVDSISSETFQAVPFYTQNFTQNKISGNFFYKKKINAKHNFQIGVRWDEYLVDIVDSIYRSTLDQYVTLTEYDGNTFLLQPYAQYQYRITEHVTLNTGLHFQYLSLNGSNSLEPRVGLKYQANDKNAFSVAYGLHSIMAPIATYFKTVEVSSGNYITPNDSVDFVKAHHFVVGYDRELSSTIRLKAEVYYQHLYDVLIDKDSSSFSVLNTGSFTFGSPDYLVNNGTGRNYGAELTLEKFMDKGMYFLVTGSLYKSQYLGSDNVERESAFSGNYVANFVGGKEFYLFPERTGQKTKKSVVLDTKFTLAGGQRYTPIDLEASILSGETEYDWSRAFEEQFADYMRWDVRLAFKMDGKFATQEWAIDIQNVTNRKNSLYQRYNPADQEINTVYQLGIFPVPQYRITF from the coding sequence ATGAAACTTTTTATAACAACATTTACCATCCTGATTTGCACAATAACCGGGATACAGGCGCAAAACCTGACACAAACTATTCGGGGACAGGTTACAGACAAAGAATCGAAGGCTACGCTCCCGGGGGTTAATATTATCGTTTTAAACACCAGCCCTACTATCGGAACAACGACCGATTTGGATGGCTATTTTGTAATCGAAAATGTGCCTATCGGGCGAATATCATTACAGGCAAGTTTTATTGGTTATGAGCCATTTATAATTAACAATATTGATTTAACATCAGGTAAAGAATTGATTTTAAACTTCGGCATGCAGGAACAATTGGTTGCTTTGCAGGAAGTTGTGATATCAGGTGAAAATGAAAAGATGGAATCGGTTAATGATATGACTACAGTTAGTGCCCGTCAATTTTCTATAGAAGAAAGTCAGCGATTTGCAGGAGCCCGAAATGATGTGAGCAGAATGGCCCAAAACTTTGCCGGTGTTCGCGGAGCAAATGATGCGGTTAATGATATTATTATCAGAGGTAACTCTCCTGTTGGCGTATTATTCAGATTAGAAGGAATTGACATCCCTAACCCAAACCATTTTGGTGATTTTGGTTCAAGTGGTGGTCCGGTTTCAATGTTAAACAATAACGTTTTAGCTAACAGCGATTTTTTAACAGGCGCTTTTCCTGCAGAATACGGCAATGCGATTAGTGGTGTATTTGATTTAAAAATGCGCAATGGGAATTATGAAAATCATGAAATAATCGGACAAGTTGGATTAAACGGATTTGAATTAGGTGTTGAAGGACCTATCAGCAAAACGAATAAATCATCTTACATGGTGAATTATCGATATTCTACTTTAGGAGTTATGTCTGCACTCGGAATTAATTTTGGAACAGGAACCGCAATACCTTATTATCAGGATATTACTGCCAGATTTAATGTCCCAACAAAAAAGGCCGGAACCTTTTCTGCTTTTGCAGTTGGCGGTATCAGTCAAATCGATTTAATTTCCAGCAATCCTGAAGATACCGTTGATAATTTATACAATAATGATCTCGACATTTATGACCGTTCAAAAATTGGCGTTGCCGGAATCAGTCATCAATATCTCATCAATAATTCTTCTTATACACGATTAACTGTCGCGATATCAACTATTATTAATCAGGATGTTGTAGATTCAATTTCTTCTGAAACATTTCAGGCGGTACCTTTTTACACACAAAATTTTACTCAAAATAAAATTTCAGGAAACTTCTTTTATAAAAAGAAAATAAATGCAAAACACAATTTCCAAATAGGCGTTCGTTGGGATGAATATTTAGTTGATATTGTAGATAGTATTTATCGTTCTACTTTAGATCAATATGTTACCTTAACAGAATATGATGGTAACACATTTTTATTACAACCTTATGCGCAATATCAATATCGTATAACCGAACACGTAACACTTAATACCGGATTGCACTTTCAATATTTAAGTTTAAACGGCAGTAACTCTTTAGAGCCACGTGTTGGTTTAAAATATCAGGCAAATGATAAAAATGCATTTTCAGTTGCCTATGGATTACATAGTATAATGGCACCTATTGCCACTTATTTTAAAACTGTTGAAGTTAGTTCGGGTAATTATATTACACCAAACGACTCAGTGGATTTTGTAAAAGCACACCATTTTGTTGTTGGTTACGACCGCGAATTATCATCAACCATTCGATTAAAAGCAGAAGTTTATTATCAGCATTTATATGATGTTTTAATTGATAAAGACAGCTCTTCATTTTCAGTATTAAATACAGGTAGCTTTACCTTTGGTTCACCTGACTATCTAGTGAACAACGGAACAGGAAGAAACTATGGTGCCGAGTTAACTTTAGAGAAATTTATGGACAAGGGTATGTATTTTTTAGTAACCGGTTCATTATATAAATCACAATACCTTGGTAGCGATAATGTTGAACGTGAATCTGCATTTTCAGGAAATTATGTCGCTAATTTTGTTGGAGGGAAAGAATTTTATTTATTTCCTGAACGCACAGGCCAAAAAACTAAAAAATCGGTTGTGCTAGATACTAAGTTTACTTTAGCCGGCGGCCAACGCTATACGCCAATCGATTTGGAAGCGTCAATACTAAGTGGAGAAACCGAATACGACTGGAGCCGCGCATTTGAAGAACAGTTTGCTGATTACATGCGTTGGGATGTTCGTCTCGCTTTCAAAATGGATGGTAAATTTGCAACTCAGGAATGGGCTATAGATATTCAGAATGTTACCAACAGAAAAAATTCGTTGTATCAGCGATATAACCCTGCAGACCAGGAAATTAATACTGTTTATCAATTAGGCATTTTCCCGGTTCCACAATACAGAATTACATTTTAA
- a CDS encoding histidine kinase, with protein MKLSKNSKVLKTILWGTLIVSVIPPTFTLIQQWFYGSINQTFYCTAVDYVQSTVFSLVVTFTLFITNIYIIGTLTDKLEGKINSYKRIALCLFLGIVSSNIIIYLEWKLFNNLFFHIEPPLENTRIFSNQVIATILVVIVSLVLEIRHYVKQLKLSIAEKEKLERAFLRAQLEGLKTQISPHFLFNSFNALQSLIEDNPEKAKAFVQELARVYRYVLDKRDNLVVKLSDEILFIHSYVYLNKIRFGENLKIEINIESNLLQHFLPPLTLQLLIENAIKHNIISASKPLHIVINTADDMLVVTNNYQPRAETVLSTQIGHSNLTDRYKLICDKVPIFGIVGANYIAKVPLVDESQADEL; from the coding sequence ATGAAATTATCCAAAAATAGTAAAGTACTTAAAACCATTTTGTGGGGAACACTGATCGTATCAGTGATTCCCCCAACTTTTACACTAATTCAACAATGGTTTTATGGTTCTATTAACCAAACCTTTTATTGCACAGCAGTTGATTATGTGCAATCCACGGTTTTTTCACTGGTAGTAACTTTCACTTTATTTATTACCAATATATACATTATTGGCACCTTAACGGATAAACTGGAAGGAAAAATTAATTCCTACAAACGTATTGCGCTTTGTCTTTTTCTGGGCATTGTAAGTTCAAATATTATTATTTACCTGGAGTGGAAATTATTTAATAATTTATTTTTTCATATTGAGCCGCCACTGGAAAATACGCGTATCTTCAGCAATCAGGTTATTGCAACCATACTTGTAGTAATTGTAAGTCTGGTTCTTGAAATTCGACATTATGTAAAACAATTAAAATTATCAATCGCTGAAAAGGAAAAATTGGAACGTGCATTTTTACGTGCGCAACTTGAAGGATTAAAAACTCAAATCAGTCCCCACTTTTTATTCAACAGCTTTAATGCGTTACAATCGTTGATTGAAGATAACCCTGAAAAAGCAAAAGCATTTGTTCAGGAATTGGCACGTGTTTATCGATATGTTTTAGATAAAAGAGATAACCTGGTAGTGAAACTAAGTGACGAAATTTTATTTATTCACTCCTATGTTTATCTGAATAAAATCCGGTTTGGAGAAAATCTGAAAATTGAAATCAATATCGAATCTAATCTGCTTCAACATTTTCTTCCACCGCTAACGTTACAATTATTAATCGAAAATGCCATAAAACACAATATTATATCTGCAAGCAAACCCTTGCATATTGTGATTAACACGGCAGATGATATGTTAGTGGTAACCAACAATTATCAGCCACGCGCCGAAACAGTTCTTTCAACACAAATTGGACACAGCAATTTAACAGACCGCTATAAATTAATTTGTGATAAAGTACCGATATTTGGGATTGTTGGAGCAAATTATATTGCAAAAGTGCCTTTAGTTGATGAATCACAAGCTGACGAATTATGA
- a CDS encoding response regulator transcription factor has product MRVVIIEDEQIASDYLEKMIRSYSDEFEVIAKLDSVEASIKFLSDQQADLLFCDIHLADDISFNIFNQITVTAPVIFTTAYDQYAIRAFKLNSIDYLLKPINKDELFAAITKFKQSLKYSQPDLSNLLAAFRSQSQAYQQRFLVSNGAKLKSVAIHEIAYFYADQKLNFLVEKSGKQFIVDHSLDKLEPQLDPELFFRINRQFIISFESISSMVSYSKSRIKVELQPPASRESIVSVERSPEFKIWLNR; this is encoded by the coding sequence ATACGTGTTGTTATAATAGAAGATGAACAAATTGCCTCAGATTATCTTGAAAAGATGATTCGCTCCTATTCTGATGAATTTGAGGTTATTGCTAAACTTGATTCTGTTGAAGCTTCTATAAAATTTTTAAGTGACCAACAAGCCGATTTATTGTTTTGTGATATACATTTAGCTGATGATATCAGTTTTAATATTTTTAATCAGATAACTGTTACAGCGCCTGTAATTTTCACCACTGCTTACGACCAATATGCCATTCGTGCATTTAAACTAAACAGTATCGATTATTTATTAAAACCAATTAATAAAGATGAGTTGTTTGCAGCCATAACTAAATTTAAACAATCATTAAAATACAGTCAGCCTGACCTAAGTAATTTACTTGCAGCATTCCGGTCGCAAAGTCAGGCATACCAGCAACGTTTTTTGGTGAGCAATGGTGCAAAGCTCAAATCAGTCGCTATTCATGAAATAGCCTATTTTTATGCCGACCAAAAACTGAATTTTCTGGTTGAAAAAAGTGGCAAACAATTTATTGTAGACCATTCACTGGATAAACTGGAGCCGCAGTTGGACCCGGAACTGTTTTTCAGGATTAACAGGCAATTTATCATTAGTTTTGAAAGTATCAGTTCAATGGTTAGTTATTCCAAATCGCGCATAAAGGTTGAGTTGCAGCCTCCTGCTTCACGCGAAAGTATTGTGAGCGTGGAACGCAGTCCGGAGTTTAAAATCTGGCTCAACCGTTAA
- a CDS encoding TonB-dependent receptor — protein sequence MKRSVLFLFAALLLQFTFAQTAEFSGKIIDAKTAEPLIGATILLNNQQGASTDFEGKFIISTEAGTYQFTVSYIGYEKLKGEVILYAGQKYTIELKLSQDESILNTIVVTGSKFEKKIGEETVTIDVIKADLIAHTNDVKLDQSIQRIPGVSVIDGQANIRGGSGYSYGAGSRVLLLMDDLPILTGDAGFPSWDFIPMENIQQVEIIKGAASALYGSSALNGIINVRTAYPTSEPETKFGFFNGVYNAPSDTAQKWWDDNFPFFAGANFAHRQKFGRFDLVTGAYVYTQDSYLKEIYQRRGRFNVNTRYRINENLAVGLNVNTQVNRSSSFFFWDGIDSGLYAAAPGTTAFNQGFKITIDPFLNFYDAKGNRHKILTRYYGNHNKTVTTEQSNFNDLFYGEYQYQKHFDEYAFVLSAGVLASYTQVSAELYGDSTYHSSNEAMYLQADKKLFDKLNLSAGLRYEFNQISGLNESRPVFRVGANYQLAKYTFLRASWGQGYRFPTIAEKYISTTVTGLSIFPNPDLTSETGWSAELGIKQGVKISNWQGMLDVSGFISEYNNMMEFTFGYYPFPGFMSLNIGDTRISGAEISFIGEGKIGTIPTTLIVGYTYIDPKFQDFDSLQNVLSSADYNVLKYRFRHTIKFDAESTIKQFRIGVTCNYNSFMEAVDAAFVDPIIPAINLYIIDGLQDYRDAHNTGDYVLDIRLAYNVNEKNEVALLCNNVLNREYSQRPAMMEAPRNFTLKYTVNINGK from the coding sequence ATGAAGCGAAGTGTTTTGTTTTTATTTGCAGCCTTGTTATTACAATTTACTTTTGCCCAAACAGCAGAATTTTCCGGAAAAATTATTGATGCCAAAACAGCTGAGCCGCTGATTGGTGCAACTATCTTACTCAACAACCAACAAGGGGCTTCAACCGATTTTGAAGGCAAATTTATTATTAGCACTGAGGCAGGAACGTATCAGTTTACAGTTAGTTACATCGGATACGAAAAGTTGAAAGGGGAAGTAATATTATATGCCGGTCAAAAATATACTATCGAATTAAAATTATCTCAGGATGAAAGTATCTTAAATACCATTGTTGTTACAGGCAGTAAATTCGAAAAAAAGATTGGTGAAGAAACAGTTACCATAGATGTTATTAAGGCTGATTTAATTGCGCATACCAATGATGTAAAATTAGACCAGAGTATTCAGCGCATTCCGGGTGTGAGTGTTATTGATGGTCAGGCAAATATTCGTGGTGGTTCAGGATATAGTTATGGTGCAGGCAGCAGGGTTTTATTGTTGATGGATGATTTGCCCATATTAACAGGTGATGCCGGTTTTCCAAGCTGGGATTTTATTCCGATGGAAAATATTCAGCAGGTCGAAATTATTAAAGGTGCAGCAAGTGCGTTATATGGTTCAAGTGCATTAAATGGAATTATTAATGTGCGTACTGCCTATCCTACATCGGAACCTGAAACAAAATTTGGATTTTTTAATGGGGTATATAATGCACCTTCTGATACAGCTCAAAAATGGTGGGATGACAATTTTCCGTTTTTTGCCGGAGCCAACTTCGCACATCGCCAAAAATTTGGTCGCTTCGATTTAGTAACCGGAGCCTATGTGTACACACAGGATAGTTATTTAAAAGAAATTTATCAGCGCAGAGGCCGGTTTAATGTAAATACGCGTTATCGTATCAATGAAAATTTAGCTGTCGGATTAAATGTGAATACGCAGGTAAACCGTTCGTCGAGTTTCTTTTTTTGGGATGGTATTGATTCCGGTTTATATGCGGCAGCACCGGGTACTACAGCCTTTAATCAGGGATTTAAAATTACCATTGATCCGTTTCTTAATTTTTATGATGCAAAAGGAAATCGTCATAAAATATTAACCCGATATTACGGTAATCACAATAAAACAGTGACCACCGAACAAAGTAATTTTAATGATTTATTTTATGGTGAATATCAATACCAAAAACATTTTGATGAATATGCATTTGTGTTAAGTGCAGGTGTTTTAGCTAGTTACACACAGGTGAGTGCTGAATTATATGGTGATTCCACTTATCACTCTTCAAACGAAGCAATGTATTTGCAGGCAGATAAAAAATTGTTTGATAAATTAAATTTAAGTGCAGGATTGCGTTATGAGTTTAATCAGATTTCAGGATTAAATGAATCGCGACCGGTATTCAGAGTAGGTGCAAATTATCAGTTGGCTAAATACACCTTTCTGCGTGCGTCATGGGGGCAGGGTTATCGGTTTCCGACAATTGCAGAAAAGTATATTTCGACAACCGTTACCGGATTAAGTATTTTCCCAAATCCTGATCTTACATCAGAAACGGGATGGAGTGCAGAACTCGGCATTAAGCAAGGCGTAAAAATCAGTAATTGGCAAGGTATGCTTGATGTTTCAGGATTCATTTCTGAATACAATAACATGATGGAATTTACTTTCGGTTATTACCCTTTCCCGGGATTTATGTCGCTGAACATCGGTGACACCAGAATTTCAGGTGCTGAAATTTCATTTATTGGTGAAGGCAAAATCGGAACAATACCAACCACTTTAATTGTAGGTTATACCTATATCGACCCTAAATTCCAGGATTTCGATTCATTACAAAATGTGTTATCCAGTGCAGATTATAATGTATTAAAATATCGTTTCCGACATACAATAAAATTTGATGCTGAAAGCACAATTAAACAATTTAGAATTGGTGTTACCTGCAATTACAATAGTTTTATGGAAGCTGTTGATGCTGCATTTGTTGACCCGATAATTCCTGCAATTAATTTATATATCATTGATGGTTTACAGGATTATCGTGATGCACATAATACAGGAGATTATGTTTTAGATATCAGATTAGCATACAATGTAAATGAAAAAAATGAAGTGGCATTATTGTGTAATAATGTATTAAACCGCGAATACAGTCAGCGACCTGCCATGATGGAAGCGCCAAGAAACTTTACATTAAAATATACGGTTAATATTAATGGTAAATAA
- a CDS encoding M48 family metallopeptidase has protein sequence MKKFMFPLALVLLIAACSRVPITGRKQVHLLPESQMISMSLTAYNDFLKENDVVEKGKDYSAVKRVSDKLIPAVVNVLKQEGYGEMVEGYNWEVNLVESDEPNAWCMPGGKIVVYTGILGYTKDDAGLAVVLGHEIAHAIAQHGNERMSQGLLAETGFVALDIALANKPTETRNLLMTAVGVGTQVGVLLPFSRTQESEADRLGLIFMAAAGYDPHNAISFWERMSANSTSVPEFLSTHPSDATRISNIKDTYMVEAMKYYKTN, from the coding sequence ATGAAAAAATTTATGTTTCCCTTAGCATTAGTCCTTCTGATTGCCGCCTGTTCACGGGTGCCGATTACGGGGCGTAAACAAGTGCATTTATTACCTGAAAGTCAGATGATATCGATGAGTTTGACTGCTTATAACGACTTTTTAAAAGAAAATGATGTTGTAGAAAAAGGTAAGGATTACAGTGCGGTTAAACGTGTTTCCGATAAACTGATACCTGCAGTAGTAAACGTTTTAAAACAAGAAGGTTATGGCGAGATGGTAGAAGGATATAACTGGGAAGTAAATCTGGTTGAAAGCGACGAGCCGAATGCCTGGTGTATGCCGGGAGGTAAAATTGTGGTTTACACCGGAATTCTTGGGTATACCAAAGATGACGCAGGACTTGCGGTGGTTTTAGGCCATGAAATTGCTCACGCTATTGCACAACACGGCAACGAACGTATGAGTCAGGGTTTATTAGCTGAAACCGGATTTGTAGCCTTAGACATCGCTTTAGCCAATAAACCGACTGAAACACGCAATTTGCTTATGACTGCTGTTGGTGTTGGAACACAGGTTGGGGTTTTGTTACCGTTTTCAAGAACGCAGGAATCAGAAGCTGACCGGTTAGGACTGATTTTCATGGCTGCTGCCGGTTATGATCCGCATAATGCCATTTCATTTTGGGAACGTATGAGTGCAAATAGCACTTCTGTACCTGAATTTTTAAGCACCCATCCGAGTGATGCAACTCGTATTAGCAATATTAAAGATACTTACATGGTAGAAGCGATGAAATATTATAAAACAAATTGA
- a CDS encoding methyltransferase domain-containing protein, with product MPAAKRNIFRYLLSYLKQIPVETTSGEYSGSLEVIFFEGRYMLNTTNATYSFEDKYTSYKTALKYIEQEIPGMQSALVLGLGLGSVPYMLQTQFHYKGIVDCVDIDSTIIHLAKKYYPSATLFDKLNIHQADAYTWMQLNEKQFDLIAVDLFIDRFIPQQFHSIPFLENIKRSLSANGILLFSRLEENGKLEAQLVKNVMQVFPEAIEIVAGGNLILCYRNRSKS from the coding sequence GTGCCAGCTGCTAAACGAAATATTTTCAGGTATTTACTCAGTTATTTAAAACAAATACCTGTAGAAACAACTTCCGGTGAATATAGTGGTTCACTGGAAGTTATTTTTTTTGAGGGTCGCTACATGCTCAACACCACAAATGCGACGTATTCATTTGAAGATAAATATACTTCGTATAAAACTGCATTAAAATATATCGAGCAAGAAATACCCGGCATGCAATCTGCTCTGGTATTGGGTTTGGGGCTGGGCAGTGTACCGTATATGTTGCAAACACAATTTCATTATAAAGGTATTGTAGATTGTGTTGATATCGATAGCACAATTATTCATCTCGCAAAAAAATATTATCCATCAGCAACTTTATTTGATAAATTAAACATTCATCAGGCAGATGCGTATACCTGGATGCAATTAAATGAAAAACAGTTCGACCTGATTGCAGTTGATTTATTTATTGACCGTTTTATTCCACAACAATTTCATTCCATTCCTTTTTTAGAAAATATTAAACGCTCATTATCTGCAAATGGCATTTTATTATTTAGTCGCCTTGAAGAAAATGGAAAACTCGAAGCACAATTAGTAAAAAATGTAATGCAGGTTTTTCCGGAGGCCATTGAAATTGTTGCAGGTGGCAATTTAATTTTGTGTTATCGCAATCGGAGTAAATCATGA
- a CDS encoding threonylcarbamoyl-AMP synthase yields the protein MIGNDIHIAASLLKSGKNIAIPTETVYGLAGNAFDTDAVIGIYEIKKRPLFNPLIAHIGHWDMAELLSSGIPNVLRQLAIKFWPGPLTILVPKSDLVHDIVTAGSPDVAIRMPNHPLTLQLLQLLDFPLAAPSANTFGGISPTTALHVDQQLGAAIPYILDGGACTIGVESTIIRANAQNKIEILRPGGISAELLAAELGYMPELLTHAAIPLAPGMLKSHYAPEIPLILGNILQLVNEHPGKKIGVLSYNKKIEHPSIIYSEQLTMHNDLHEAARNLFAAMRKLEGSGAEIILAEKVPNHDIGIAINDRLSRASA from the coding sequence ATGATTGGAAACGACATACATATTGCCGCATCGTTGCTCAAGTCGGGAAAAAACATTGCCATTCCTACCGAAACTGTTTATGGTTTAGCGGGTAATGCTTTTGATACAGATGCGGTGATTGGTATTTATGAAATTAAAAAACGGCCGCTATTTAACCCTTTAATAGCGCATATCGGGCATTGGGATATGGCTGAGCTTCTCAGTTCAGGCATTCCGAATGTTCTACGCCAACTCGCCATCAAATTCTGGCCGGGACCACTAACCATATTGGTACCTAAATCGGATTTAGTGCATGATATCGTAACGGCAGGCAGCCCTGACGTAGCTATCAGAATGCCAAATCATCCACTTACCCTGCAATTGTTGCAATTACTGGATTTCCCGTTGGCAGCCCCAAGCGCAAATACCTTTGGGGGAATCAGTCCAACAACAGCCTTACATGTTGACCAACAGCTTGGAGCCGCCATTCCGTATATACTCGACGGCGGTGCATGCACAATTGGGGTAGAAAGCACGATAATACGTGCAAATGCTCAAAACAAGATAGAAATATTGCGTCCGGGAGGAATAAGTGCCGAGTTACTTGCTGCAGAATTGGGGTATATGCCTGAGTTGTTAACCCATGCTGCCATTCCGTTAGCGCCCGGCATGTTAAAAAGCCATTATGCGCCTGAAATACCTTTAATACTTGGTAATATTTTACAATTGGTTAATGAACATCCGGGTAAAAAAATTGGGGTACTCTCCTACAATAAAAAGATTGAACATCCTTCCATTATTTACAGTGAACAATTAACAATGCATAACGATCTGCACGAGGCGGCAAGAAATTTATTTGCTGCTATGCGCAAGCTTGAAGGTTCGGGTGCAGAAATTATTCTAGCTGAAAAAGTTCCGAATCACGACATCGGAATTGCTATAAACGACCGATTATCAAGGGCTTCAGCATAA